Proteins from a genomic interval of Oncorhynchus clarkii lewisi isolate Uvic-CL-2024 chromosome 13, UVic_Ocla_1.0, whole genome shotgun sequence:
- the LOC139365029 gene encoding STE20-related kinase adapter protein alpha-like isoform X2, with product MGSFLPDSSAYELLTIIGRGLEDLMTVNLARYRPTGEHVAIRRIDLESCTIEMVNYLQAELHVSKLFHHSSILPYRSIFIAENELWVISPFMAYGSARDLISSHFTDGMNELAIAYILLGMLKALDYIHHMGYVHRSVKASHVLISVDGQVCMSGLRSIISLICHGQRARVVHDFPQYSIKVLPWLSPEVLQQNLQGYDFRSDIYSLGITACELANGHVPFKDMPATQMLLEKLNGTVPCLLDTTTIPPEELSMKPSRSGADSGICEGPSTGGAHHSNGEPSSSGSHPYSRTFSPHFHAFVELCLQRDPEKRPSASALIGHSFFKQIKRRPSEALPELFRPITPITGFESTQPQDAASVLASLESGLSHMDVDDWDF from the exons ATGGGAAGCTTCCTCCCCGACAGCAGCGCCTATGAGCTCCTGACCATCATCG GTCGAGGCCTGGAGGACTTGATGACCGTCAACCTTGCCAGATACAGACCCACAGGGGAACACGTAGCAATCCGTCGGATTGACTTGGAGTCCTGCACCATTGAAATGGTCAACTACCTGCAG gctGAGCTCCATGTATCTAAGCTGTTCCACCACTCCAGCATCCTGCCCTACAGGAGCATCTTCATAGCAGAGAACGAGCTGTGGGTCATCTCTCCCTTCATGGCCTATG GGTCGGCCAGAGACCTGATCAGCAGCCACTTCACTGATGGGATGAATGAGCTGGCCATCGCCTACATCCTACTGGGCATGCTCAAAGCCCTGGACTACATCCACCACATGGGCTATGTACACCG GAGCGTAAAGGCCAGCCACGTGTTGATCTCGGTAGACGGTCAGGTGTGTATGTCTGGTCTGAGGAGCATCATCAGTCTGATCTGTCACGGCCAGCGGGCCAGAGTGGTCCATGACTTCCCCCAGTACAGCATCAAGGTGCTGCCCTGGCTCAGCCCAGAGGTGCTGCAGCAG AATCTGCAGGGATACGACTTCCGGTCAGACATCTACAGTCTTGGCATAACAGCCTGTGAGCTAGCCAATGGACATGTGCCCTTCAAAGACATGCCAGCCACACAG ATGTTGCTGGAGAAGCTGAACGGGACAGTCCCCTGTCTGTTGGacaccaccaccatccccccAGAGGAGCTGTCCATGAAGCCCTCCCGCTCTGGGGCTGACTCTGGGATCTGTGAGGGCCCCAGCACCGGAGGGGCCCACCACTCTAACGGAGAGCCCTCCTCCTCGGGGAGCCACCCCTACAGTCGTACCTTCTCTCCCCACTTCCATGCCTTTGTGGAGCTGTGTCTCCAGAGGGACCCAGAGAAGAG acCCTCAGCCAGTGCTCTCATTGGTCATTCCTTCTTCAAACAG ATCAAGCGTCGGCCATCGGAGGCTCTGCCTGAGCTGTTCCGGCCCATAACGCCCATCACGGGCTTTGAGAGTACCCAGCCTCAGGACGCTGCCTCTGTACTGGCCAGCCTGGAGTCTGGCCTGAGCCACATGGATGTGGATGACTGGGACTTCTGA
- the LOC139365030 gene encoding E3 ubiquitin-protein ligase RNF113A-like translates to MAESGEPKATCTFLFKKSTKKCNARKRKASDSDKDGNSDEDKNAVVRKEKKTGSANPMIQRTKKVEREEVSSAESDEEKERKKVTVAYKSTRSAKPEGPDDMGATAIYELDTAKDNDAQAIFERSQKIQEELTGKEDDKIYRGMNNYKKHIKPKDSTMGNASSGMVRKGPIRAPEHLRATVRWDYQPDICKDYKETGFCGFGDSCKFLHDRSDYKHGWQIERELDEGRYGANDDENYEVSSDEEDMPFKCFICRESFKNPVITKCRHYFCETCALQHYRKSQRCYVCNVQTNGVFNPAKELAAKIAKHQAMLDQPPSDEED, encoded by the exons ATGGCGGAGTCAGGGGAACCCAAGGCAACCTGTACTTTTCTATTTAAAAAATCTACCAAAAAATGCAACGCTCGGAAGAGAAAAGCCAGTGACAGCGATAAAG ATGGCAACAGTGACGAAGACAAGAATGCCGTCGTCAGAAAAGAAAAAAAGACGGGTTCAGCAAACCCTATGATTCAAAGG ACAaaaaaagtagagagagaggaggtgtcatCTGCTGAAAGTGacgaggagaaagaaagaaagaaagtcacTGTCGCTTACAAGTCCACCCGGTCAGCG AAACCAGAGGGGCCAGATGACATGGGAGCAACTGCAATCTATGAGCTGGACACAGCAAAGGACAATGATGCACAGGCCATCTTTGAGAGGAGTCAGAAGATCCAGGAG GAGCTGACCGGTAAAGAGGATGATAAGATCTACAGAGGAATGAACAACTACAAAAAGCACATCAAGCCCAAAGACTCCACCATGGGAAATGCATCCTCTGGCATGGTCAG GAAGGGCCCAATCCGGGCCCCAGAGCACCTGAGAGCCACAGTGAGGTGGGACTACCAGCCAGACATCTGTAAGGACTACAAAGAGACTGGCTTCTGTGGCTTTGGAG ACAGCTGCAAGTTCCTCCATGACCGTTCAGACTACAAACATGGCTGGCAGATTGAGAGGGAGCTGGACGAGGGGCGCTATGGGGCCAACG ATGATGAGAACTACGAGGTGAGCAGTGACGAGGAGGACATGCCCTTCAAATGCTTCATCTGCCGAGAGTCCTTTAAGAACCCCGTCATCACCAA GTGTCGGCACTACTTCTGTGAGACCTGTGCTCTTCAGCACTACCGCAAGTCCCAGCGCTGCTATGTATGTAACGTCCAGACCAACGGCGTCTTCAACCCAGCTAAAG agctGGCAGCCAAGATCGCCAAACACCAAGCCATGCTAGACCAGCCACCCTCTGATGAAGAAGATTAG
- the LOC139365029 gene encoding STE20-related kinase adapter protein alpha-like isoform X3: MGSFLPDSSAYELLTIIGRGLEDLMTVNLARYRPTGEHVAIRRIDLESCTIEMVNYLQAELHVSKLFHHSSILPYRSIFIAENELWVISPFMAYGSARDLISSHFTDGMNELAIAYILLGMLKALDYIHHMGYVHRSVKASHVLISVDGQVCMSGLRSIISLICHGQRARVVHDFPQYSIKVLPWLSPEVLQQGYDFRSDIYSLGITACELANGHVPFKDMPATQMLLEKLNGTVPCLLDTTTIPPEELSMKPSRSGADSGICEGPSTGGAHHSNGEPSSSGSHPYSRTFSPHFHAFVELCLQRDPEKRPSASALIGHSFFKQIKRRPSEALPELFRPITPITGFESTQPQDAASVLASLESGLSHMDVDDWDF, encoded by the exons ATGGGAAGCTTCCTCCCCGACAGCAGCGCCTATGAGCTCCTGACCATCATCG GTCGAGGCCTGGAGGACTTGATGACCGTCAACCTTGCCAGATACAGACCCACAGGGGAACACGTAGCAATCCGTCGGATTGACTTGGAGTCCTGCACCATTGAAATGGTCAACTACCTGCAG gctGAGCTCCATGTATCTAAGCTGTTCCACCACTCCAGCATCCTGCCCTACAGGAGCATCTTCATAGCAGAGAACGAGCTGTGGGTCATCTCTCCCTTCATGGCCTATG GGTCGGCCAGAGACCTGATCAGCAGCCACTTCACTGATGGGATGAATGAGCTGGCCATCGCCTACATCCTACTGGGCATGCTCAAAGCCCTGGACTACATCCACCACATGGGCTATGTACACCG GAGCGTAAAGGCCAGCCACGTGTTGATCTCGGTAGACGGTCAGGTGTGTATGTCTGGTCTGAGGAGCATCATCAGTCTGATCTGTCACGGCCAGCGGGCCAGAGTGGTCCATGACTTCCCCCAGTACAGCATCAAGGTGCTGCCCTGGCTCAGCCCAGAGGTGCTGCAGCAG GGATACGACTTCCGGTCAGACATCTACAGTCTTGGCATAACAGCCTGTGAGCTAGCCAATGGACATGTGCCCTTCAAAGACATGCCAGCCACACAG ATGTTGCTGGAGAAGCTGAACGGGACAGTCCCCTGTCTGTTGGacaccaccaccatccccccAGAGGAGCTGTCCATGAAGCCCTCCCGCTCTGGGGCTGACTCTGGGATCTGTGAGGGCCCCAGCACCGGAGGGGCCCACCACTCTAACGGAGAGCCCTCCTCCTCGGGGAGCCACCCCTACAGTCGTACCTTCTCTCCCCACTTCCATGCCTTTGTGGAGCTGTGTCTCCAGAGGGACCCAGAGAAGAG acCCTCAGCCAGTGCTCTCATTGGTCATTCCTTCTTCAAACAG ATCAAGCGTCGGCCATCGGAGGCTCTGCCTGAGCTGTTCCGGCCCATAACGCCCATCACGGGCTTTGAGAGTACCCAGCCTCAGGACGCTGCCTCTGTACTGGCCAGCCTGGAGTCTGGCCTGAGCCACATGGATGTGGATGACTGGGACTTCTGA
- the LOC139365029 gene encoding STE20-related kinase adapter protein alpha-like isoform X1 — protein sequence MSFLRWVSEKLSVESLRDFEFFGEQAQGSSHRKAHEDSHESLTSVPRRGTMGSFLPDSSAYELLTIIGRGLEDLMTVNLARYRPTGEHVAIRRIDLESCTIEMVNYLQAELHVSKLFHHSSILPYRSIFIAENELWVISPFMAYGSARDLISSHFTDGMNELAIAYILLGMLKALDYIHHMGYVHRSVKASHVLISVDGQVCMSGLRSIISLICHGQRARVVHDFPQYSIKVLPWLSPEVLQQNLQGYDFRSDIYSLGITACELANGHVPFKDMPATQMLLEKLNGTVPCLLDTTTIPPEELSMKPSRSGADSGICEGPSTGGAHHSNGEPSSSGSHPYSRTFSPHFHAFVELCLQRDPEKRPSASALIGHSFFKQIKRRPSEALPELFRPITPITGFESTQPQDAASVLASLESGLSHMDVDDWDF from the exons ATGTCTTTTCTG CGTTGGGTCTCAGAGAAATTGAGTGTGGAGAGCCTGAGGGATTTTGAGTTTTTTGGAG AGCAAGCTCAGGGAAGCTCTCACAGGAAA GCCCATGAAGACAGCCACGAGAGCCTGACCTCAGTCCCACGGCGGGGCACCATGGGAAGCTTCCTCCCCGACAGCAGCGCCTATGAGCTCCTGACCATCATCG GTCGAGGCCTGGAGGACTTGATGACCGTCAACCTTGCCAGATACAGACCCACAGGGGAACACGTAGCAATCCGTCGGATTGACTTGGAGTCCTGCACCATTGAAATGGTCAACTACCTGCAG gctGAGCTCCATGTATCTAAGCTGTTCCACCACTCCAGCATCCTGCCCTACAGGAGCATCTTCATAGCAGAGAACGAGCTGTGGGTCATCTCTCCCTTCATGGCCTATG GGTCGGCCAGAGACCTGATCAGCAGCCACTTCACTGATGGGATGAATGAGCTGGCCATCGCCTACATCCTACTGGGCATGCTCAAAGCCCTGGACTACATCCACCACATGGGCTATGTACACCG GAGCGTAAAGGCCAGCCACGTGTTGATCTCGGTAGACGGTCAGGTGTGTATGTCTGGTCTGAGGAGCATCATCAGTCTGATCTGTCACGGCCAGCGGGCCAGAGTGGTCCATGACTTCCCCCAGTACAGCATCAAGGTGCTGCCCTGGCTCAGCCCAGAGGTGCTGCAGCAG AATCTGCAGGGATACGACTTCCGGTCAGACATCTACAGTCTTGGCATAACAGCCTGTGAGCTAGCCAATGGACATGTGCCCTTCAAAGACATGCCAGCCACACAG ATGTTGCTGGAGAAGCTGAACGGGACAGTCCCCTGTCTGTTGGacaccaccaccatccccccAGAGGAGCTGTCCATGAAGCCCTCCCGCTCTGGGGCTGACTCTGGGATCTGTGAGGGCCCCAGCACCGGAGGGGCCCACCACTCTAACGGAGAGCCCTCCTCCTCGGGGAGCCACCCCTACAGTCGTACCTTCTCTCCCCACTTCCATGCCTTTGTGGAGCTGTGTCTCCAGAGGGACCCAGAGAAGAG acCCTCAGCCAGTGCTCTCATTGGTCATTCCTTCTTCAAACAG ATCAAGCGTCGGCCATCGGAGGCTCTGCCTGAGCTGTTCCGGCCCATAACGCCCATCACGGGCTTTGAGAGTACCCAGCCTCAGGACGCTGCCTCTGTACTGGCCAGCCTGGAGTCTGGCCTGAGCCACATGGATGTGGATGACTGGGACTTCTGA
- the LOC139365032 gene encoding autotransporter adhesin UpaG-like has translation MGNTSITEGKTALSLGNTTIKRGKTKLTVGNSSITRGKKTTSLGASTIASAKTKLTMGNASFSRGTTTTSFRKAFFAKRKTL, from the coding sequence ATGGGCAACACCAGCATCACCGAGGGAAAGACGGCCCTCTCCCTGGGAAACACCACTATCAAGAGGGGCAAGACCAAGCTCACTGTGGGCAACTCGTCTATCACCAGGGGCAAGAAGACCACTTCTCTGGGCGCCTCCACCATCGCCAGTGCCAAGACCAAGCTCACTATGGGCAATGCCTCCTTCAGCAGGGGCACCACCACCACCTCGTTTCGAAAAGCCTTTTTCGCCAAACGCAAGACCCTCTAG